The following proteins come from a genomic window of Terriglobia bacterium:
- a CDS encoding DUF3311 domain-containing protein yields MRKPTWPALMLGLVPFAGMCFTVPLWDRIRPFVAGFPFNIFWLMLWILLTPLCLWGAYRFEKRADSRHPGGRQSEAP; encoded by the coding sequence GTGAGAAAGCCTACATGGCCAGCCCTGATGTTGGGCCTGGTTCCGTTCGCGGGGATGTGCTTTACGGTCCCCCTTTGGGACCGCATCCGTCCCTTTGTGGCGGGCTTTCCCTTCAACATCTTCTGGTTAATGCTATGGATCCTGCTGACGCCGCTTTGCCTGTGGGGCGCTTATCGTTTTGAAAAGCGGGCCGATTCCCGCCATCCGGGCGGACGCCAGAGTGAAGCGCCATGA
- a CDS encoding response regulator, with product MNPTASMETQVADYRGCVVLIFSSDRLFLDYYRTMFLSLGFSPVTATTPQAAKGVLRLAIIVYMVVDLGEGIQASREIIRYARETQCHAPVVVMGRKPHQNLRPEATDLGATDYLEHPALLDKMVQALLPSDAPAPRSVH from the coding sequence ATGAATCCCACGGCATCAATGGAAACCCAAGTGGCAGACTACCGCGGTTGCGTGGTGCTGATTTTCAGCAGCGACCGATTGTTTCTGGATTACTACCGGACGATGTTTCTCAGCCTGGGCTTCTCGCCCGTCACCGCCACCACACCGCAGGCGGCCAAGGGCGTCCTGCGGCTGGCGATCATTGTCTATATGGTCGTCGATCTAGGCGAAGGCATCCAGGCCAGCCGTGAGATTATTCGTTACGCCCGCGAGACACAATGCCACGCCCCGGTGGTTGTGATGGGCCGAAAGCCGCATCAGAATCTCCGCCCTGAAGCCACTGACCTGGGAGCTACCGATTACCTCGAGCATCCCGCCCTGCTGGATAAGATGGTGCAGGCGCTTCTTCCAAGCGATGCGCCTGCCCCGCGGTCAGTCCATTGA
- a CDS encoding sodium:solute symporter family protein: protein MSPSSTALLIILAIVGLGSFVGFRAGASRRMDLEQWTVAGRGFGVVLVWLLMAGEVYTTFSFLGASGWAYSRGGPTLYILDYLTLGYVVSFYILPQLWEIARAQGLQTQSDFFERRYGSKALAALVAIVGVVFIVPYLQLQLKGMGIIVEVASFGQISPRAAMVIGGALVAGFVFTSGVRAVALVSVLKDILLLGAALVIGIAIPYHWFGGFGPMFRAIVRTHPAHLTMPGQTHNMGHAWFISTVLLTSFGVYMWPHNFGASFTARSSDTLRRNAVVMPLYTLLLPLIFFAGFAALLVVPGLPDGDLSLLAVVQRTFPPWFLGVVGGAGALTAMVPCAILILTASALFTKNFVRPILAPSMSDDDVAKLAKAASVVLMAAALLFALSGARTIVALLLLGYAGVTQFFPGVVLGLYWSRASRAGVFSGLVAGIATVTFLTLSGRDPFMGLNAGFVALVLNFILVVAISRMSRTESRRQGLLETPACQYKASYTAEPSPPAL from the coding sequence ATGAGCCCTTCCTCAACCGCCCTCCTGATCATTCTTGCCATCGTTGGTTTAGGCTCGTTCGTTGGTTTCCGGGCCGGCGCGAGCCGGAGGATGGACCTCGAGCAGTGGACAGTGGCGGGCCGCGGTTTTGGAGTCGTGCTGGTGTGGCTGTTGATGGCAGGAGAGGTCTACACCACCTTTTCATTCCTCGGCGCCAGCGGCTGGGCCTATTCGCGCGGCGGTCCAACGCTTTATATTCTTGACTACCTTACGCTCGGGTATGTGGTGTCATTCTATATCCTTCCGCAACTCTGGGAGATCGCTCGCGCGCAAGGCTTGCAGACGCAGTCCGACTTCTTCGAGAGGCGATACGGGAGCAAGGCCCTGGCCGCGCTGGTTGCCATCGTGGGAGTGGTGTTCATCGTCCCCTATCTGCAATTGCAGCTTAAGGGGATGGGCATCATCGTGGAAGTGGCCAGCTTCGGCCAGATCAGTCCCCGGGCGGCCATGGTGATTGGGGGCGCGCTGGTGGCCGGCTTCGTCTTTACCAGCGGCGTTCGAGCCGTGGCGCTGGTAAGCGTGCTGAAAGACATTCTGCTGCTCGGCGCCGCCCTGGTGATCGGCATCGCCATTCCCTACCACTGGTTCGGCGGATTCGGCCCCATGTTCAGAGCGATTGTCCGCACCCATCCAGCGCATTTAACCATGCCAGGTCAAACCCACAATATGGGACATGCGTGGTTCATTTCCACTGTCCTGCTCACATCCTTCGGAGTCTACATGTGGCCGCACAATTTCGGCGCCAGCTTCACCGCCCGGAGTTCCGACACTCTACGGCGGAACGCGGTGGTGATGCCACTCTACACGCTGCTGCTGCCTCTTATCTTCTTCGCAGGTTTCGCCGCCCTCCTGGTGGTACCCGGGCTGCCGGATGGCGATCTTTCGCTGCTGGCCGTGGTGCAAAGAACCTTCCCGCCGTGGTTTTTGGGAGTGGTGGGCGGCGCGGGCGCGCTGACGGCTATGGTGCCTTGCGCCATCCTGATTCTGACCGCCTCCGCACTCTTCACGAAGAATTTCGTCCGGCCCATTCTGGCGCCATCGATGAGCGATGACGATGTCGCGAAACTGGCTAAAGCAGCGTCGGTGGTGTTGATGGCGGCCGCGCTTCTTTTCGCGCTCTCGGGCGCGCGCACGATTGTGGCGCTGCTGTTGCTCGGCTACGCGGGAGTGACGCAGTTCTTCCCGGGAGTTGTACTGGGGCTCTACTGGAGCCGCGCCAGCCGGGCGGGGGTTTTTTCCGGGCTCGTGGCCGGAATTGCAACGGTCACGTTCCTTACCTTGAGCGGCAGAGACCCTTTCATGGGCTTGAATGCTGGATTCGTAGCTCTCGTGCTCAACTTTATTCTGGTGGTCGCCATAAGTCGCATGAGCAGGACTGAGAGCCGGCGGCAGGGACTGCTAGAAACGCCAGCATGCCAATACAAAGCGTCCTATACGGCGGAGCCATCTCCGCCCGCCCTCTGA
- a CDS encoding M48 family metallopeptidase, whose product MKRSLCLRSVQLRVLAVVLLVVLAAPCPLLDAVTGAPELPNPGEVSISKQEQEKLGLKVAGEVYQQMPILPDSDPVTQYVQQLGGRLQAVIPKQYDWPYQFHVVQQKEINAFALPGGPIFVNLGTIDSAANEAQLAGVLGHEMAHVYMQHSIKQMQKNQVPNAIAGLGQILGQMIGGLGGAIASIGGQLGGGILSMKYSRSDEAQADAVGAIIMYKAGYDPRQMAVFFQTLEKQGGAGGPQFLSDHPNPGNRYEAVSNEVQKWPPESFRTNTAQFTEIKQQAQRKRAYTAQEIAQMAKNGQIHNTGMPADMPGPGSMGNVSLSDVMPRGRFQPLNTQAFSIEHPSNWQTNQDQQGGGVTIAPEAGVSQSGIAYGTMISAFKPQNAGNLGEAVQELVSSLAQQNPGLRVTGSRNITVNGVRAKSVDLKGQSPIGSDGRPLQEHDWLVALPYQQNRVIYLVFIAPERDFSRLRPTFEQMLRSFRLDQG is encoded by the coding sequence ATGAAACGCTCTTTGTGTTTGCGCAGTGTACAACTGCGAGTCCTGGCGGTGGTGCTGTTGGTGGTCCTGGCGGCGCCGTGTCCGCTGCTGGATGCAGTGACAGGCGCGCCGGAGTTGCCCAATCCCGGGGAGGTCTCCATCAGCAAGCAGGAACAGGAGAAGCTGGGATTGAAGGTGGCAGGCGAGGTATACCAGCAAATGCCCATCCTGCCCGACTCTGATCCGGTCACGCAGTATGTGCAGCAGCTTGGCGGGCGATTACAGGCGGTGATCCCGAAGCAGTACGACTGGCCTTACCAGTTCCACGTGGTCCAGCAGAAAGAGATCAATGCCTTCGCACTTCCCGGCGGACCCATTTTCGTGAACCTGGGCACCATAGATTCAGCCGCCAATGAGGCACAACTCGCGGGCGTTCTGGGCCACGAGATGGCCCACGTTTACATGCAGCATTCGATCAAGCAAATGCAAAAGAACCAGGTGCCCAACGCAATTGCCGGGCTGGGCCAGATTCTCGGTCAGATGATTGGTGGTCTCGGCGGGGCGATCGCTTCAATCGGAGGTCAGCTTGGCGGCGGCATCCTGAGCATGAAGTATTCGCGTTCCGACGAAGCCCAGGCCGACGCGGTGGGGGCCATCATCATGTACAAGGCCGGCTATGATCCGCGTCAGATGGCGGTATTCTTCCAGACCCTCGAAAAACAGGGCGGCGCCGGCGGACCGCAATTCCTCAGTGACCATCCTAATCCCGGCAACCGATACGAAGCGGTCAGCAACGAAGTGCAGAAATGGCCGCCCGAGAGCTTCCGCACAAACACGGCGCAATTCACCGAGATTAAGCAGCAGGCGCAGCGCAAGAGGGCCTACACCGCCCAGGAAATCGCGCAGATGGCCAAGAATGGCCAGATTCACAACACCGGTATGCCCGCGGACATGCCAGGACCCGGCAGCATGGGAAACGTCAGTCTATCCGACGTAATGCCCCGTGGCCGTTTTCAGCCGTTGAATACGCAGGCGTTCTCAATTGAGCATCCGAGCAACTGGCAGACCAATCAGGACCAGCAGGGCGGCGGAGTGACCATCGCCCCGGAAGCCGGCGTGAGCCAGAGCGGAATTGCCTACGGGACCATGATCAGCGCCTTTAAGCCGCAGAATGCCGGAAACCTGGGTGAGGCCGTACAGGAACTGGTCTCGAGCCTGGCGCAGCAAAATCCCGGACTGCGCGTCACCGGCAGCCGCAACATCACGGTCAATGGTGTACGGGCCAAATCGGTGGACTTGAAGGGGCAGTCGCCGATCGGGTCCGATGGACGGCCTCTCCAGGAGCACGATTGGCTGGTGGCGCTGCCGTACCAGCAAAACCGGGTGATCTATCTCGTATTCATCGCGCCGGAGCGCGACTTCTCCAGGCTGCGGCCCACATTCGAGCAGATGCTGCGAAGCTTCCGCCTGGACCAGGGCTAG
- a CDS encoding response regulator codes for MAQKKVFALLASDGSACFDELRAHLKSRGMEVWMAGSCKSALRLLEQTHPEVVFTAVSLTDGAWVQIVDRVREMSVPINVIVVGKHADTRAYRSAIEQGAFDFILPPFETDLISQVGRTAAENARRRRRAEALKAITPALHPGTGCQGPFPFPNPQHADWRQQ; via the coding sequence ATGGCGCAAAAGAAGGTCTTCGCCCTGTTGGCTTCTGACGGAAGCGCCTGCTTTGACGAATTGCGAGCGCACCTGAAGAGCCGGGGCATGGAAGTCTGGATGGCCGGGAGTTGCAAATCGGCCCTGCGCCTGCTTGAACAGACCCATCCCGAGGTGGTTTTCACAGCGGTTTCGCTCACGGACGGGGCCTGGGTCCAAATCGTTGACCGGGTCCGTGAAATGTCCGTTCCGATCAACGTCATCGTGGTGGGAAAGCACGCGGACACCAGGGCCTATCGATCAGCCATCGAGCAGGGAGCGTTTGACTTTATCCTTCCGCCGTTTGAAACGGACCTCATCTCACAGGTGGGGCGGACGGCTGCGGAAAACGCCCGCCGTCGCAGAAGAGCAGAAGCCTTAAAGGCCATCACCCCTGCCCTTCATCCCGGGACCGGTTGCCAAGGGCCCTTCCCTTTTCCCAACCCGCAACATGCAGACTGGAGGCAACAATGA
- a CDS encoding TonB-dependent receptor: MENSLRTRLFNFLLLLAVVMALGSQRGWAQAGLATLSGTTTDQSGSVIPGVDVTATNTTTGVTHRSQSNSSGVYYIGALPPGPYKMTAEKTGFKQWTRELQLEVSQNASIDFQMEVGSTTTIVEVTGAPPVLNTTGTQVGDVKDYQRINQLPLNGRSVANLFDLTPGVEGGGNARVNGMKVGSMGIQLDGITERDRFGGGMVREQPDIQDVQEFSIDTSGSDAKYDSPSTVILKTRGGTNQLHGEAFETHRNNTGGLLARVRQQAGDEPFPKDIRNEFGGNAGGPVIIPKVYNGKDKTFWFFSYEGLREVGRADEYGGITPTAAMWNGDLSNVKDPDSGQQVIVYDPTTTDANGVRQPFAGNIIPPSSISDFAKKMQALTALPTNGNNPFVANNLTSVYPTFNTQNKLTIKGDENFSEKDRLSVRWSRQKSFFSQAGGHYGNPRNCDNCGGTARQDSSVTNVNVDYTRTLSNTMLNQLILGALRTPTSSGTLGDNTNWADQLGLPNPFGVTGWPTIYADNFPWDADNRKDEHQTTYIVQDNFTWVKGRHTIEFGGTYFKDQNNVRELQQAMGSHNFGGEWTCLFNGSDGCAPDTGNGFAAMLLGLPDYLSNQYNRGYFYFRQNAYSLYVNDKWRMGPRLTLSLGVRWDKWTPYTEKQNRLVTAPLDSILSTFQVVTPDSHEITSLPGIPPAVLQSWADRGLAYGTASSYKYPSSLFSADNNNFGPRVGAAFKVNDKTVVRGSYGVFFWPTPLAQILQTSRTNPPLNLRFQNQFQGPGVFGEGNDGNFMFITNPGPAGSGPDYLPNASVDTVGVVPIPASAQSIFPYDGTNWRDDRMQNWNVTLERELPLRTTLRLSYIGNHGSDMEQRVAINNRTPVLTYVDATGQAPAANPLFDNCGCNDFLRPNPNWDVGNGYMAHTGISNANSFQAQLEHKYHNGTVFQWYYVYAHGLSTTDAGGSTSGNSSFNSGGGGGMVPEDRIILGQPSLTPDQLRKLVYFNMTTIPVQHYGWNGLVDLPFGQGKKFLSGAGGALNQLVGGWQVAFLGDWTSGFWQSVNTAYLTNGNPRLSPDQRLTMNYGGDQQQLWFAGNLDLSQASDVQGGMQALQNLVNPNIAQRVVRPFGPNCKGNYDSKGNIGIQNTVLDQSGDVGCYNVATGDFYHPSARGSILGPSAFTMDASMFKNFSIGEHMKIRFTADFFNVLNHPTNNTPNASTGLIDLSTQANDPRLIQFSLHVLF, encoded by the coding sequence ATGGAAAACAGTCTTAGAACCCGCCTTTTCAACTTTCTCCTGTTGCTCGCGGTGGTAATGGCGCTCGGTTCCCAGCGAGGATGGGCGCAGGCAGGTCTCGCGACGCTCAGCGGGACGACCACGGACCAGTCAGGCAGTGTCATTCCAGGCGTGGACGTCACCGCCACCAATACCACCACCGGCGTCACGCACCGCTCCCAGAGCAATTCAAGCGGTGTCTACTATATCGGCGCGCTGCCGCCCGGCCCGTACAAAATGACTGCCGAGAAGACCGGCTTTAAGCAGTGGACGCGCGAGTTGCAGCTTGAGGTTTCCCAGAATGCCTCTATCGATTTTCAGATGGAAGTCGGCAGCACCACGACCATAGTCGAAGTGACCGGCGCTCCGCCGGTGCTAAACACAACCGGCACGCAAGTAGGGGACGTCAAGGATTACCAGCGCATCAATCAGCTCCCTCTCAACGGCAGGTCGGTTGCGAATCTGTTCGACTTGACTCCAGGAGTCGAGGGCGGAGGCAATGCCCGCGTCAACGGCATGAAGGTTGGCTCGATGGGCATCCAACTTGACGGCATCACGGAGCGCGACCGTTTCGGCGGTGGCATGGTGCGCGAGCAGCCCGACATTCAGGACGTTCAGGAGTTTTCAATTGATACCAGCGGCAGCGACGCCAAATATGATAGCCCATCCACGGTGATCCTGAAGACCCGAGGAGGCACCAATCAATTGCACGGTGAGGCGTTTGAAACTCACCGCAACAACACGGGTGGGCTGCTGGCGCGTGTCCGCCAGCAGGCTGGCGACGAGCCGTTTCCGAAAGACATCCGCAATGAATTTGGCGGCAACGCAGGCGGTCCTGTCATCATCCCGAAAGTTTACAACGGGAAGGACAAGACCTTCTGGTTCTTCTCTTACGAAGGCCTCCGGGAAGTAGGTCGTGCCGACGAGTACGGGGGCATCACTCCTACGGCGGCGATGTGGAACGGCGACCTCAGCAATGTCAAGGATCCCGACAGCGGCCAGCAGGTAATTGTCTATGATCCAACCACGACCGATGCAAACGGCGTCAGGCAGCCGTTCGCGGGGAACATCATTCCGCCAAGCAGTATCAGCGACTTTGCGAAAAAGATGCAGGCATTGACTGCCCTTCCGACAAATGGCAACAACCCGTTTGTTGCAAACAACCTGACCAGCGTTTACCCCACCTTCAACACCCAGAACAAGCTGACCATCAAGGGGGACGAGAATTTCAGCGAAAAGGACCGGCTCTCGGTCAGATGGTCGCGGCAGAAGTCGTTTTTCAGCCAGGCCGGGGGCCATTACGGTAATCCCCGCAACTGTGACAATTGTGGCGGCACTGCGCGTCAGGACTCCAGCGTGACCAACGTCAATGTGGATTATACGCGCACCCTTTCAAACACTATGCTCAACCAGTTGATCCTGGGCGCCCTGCGAACGCCCACCAGTTCCGGAACGCTGGGTGACAATACCAACTGGGCCGACCAGCTCGGCCTGCCCAACCCCTTTGGGGTGACGGGTTGGCCCACAATCTATGCTGACAACTTTCCCTGGGACGCCGACAACCGGAAGGATGAGCATCAGACCACCTACATCGTTCAAGACAACTTCACCTGGGTCAAGGGGAGGCACACCATTGAGTTCGGCGGGACTTACTTCAAAGACCAGAACAACGTTCGGGAGCTTCAGCAGGCCATGGGATCGCACAACTTTGGCGGCGAATGGACCTGCCTGTTTAATGGGTCCGATGGCTGCGCGCCAGACACGGGCAACGGATTTGCCGCGATGCTGCTCGGCCTTCCCGACTATCTTTCCAACCAGTACAACCGCGGCTACTTCTACTTCAGGCAGAATGCCTATTCCTTATATGTCAACGACAAGTGGAGAATGGGCCCGCGCCTGACTCTCAGCCTTGGCGTACGGTGGGACAAGTGGACGCCATACACAGAGAAGCAAAACCGCCTGGTTACGGCGCCTCTCGATTCAATCCTCAGCACCTTCCAGGTGGTTACGCCGGACAGCCATGAAATCACTTCCTTGCCGGGAATACCTCCGGCTGTCCTGCAGTCATGGGCCGACAGGGGATTGGCCTACGGCACAGCCAGCTCCTACAAGTATCCCAGCAGCCTCTTCAGTGCGGACAACAACAATTTTGGCCCGAGAGTGGGCGCGGCCTTCAAGGTGAACGATAAGACGGTGGTCCGAGGCTCGTACGGCGTCTTCTTCTGGCCCACGCCGCTCGCCCAGATCTTGCAAACCTCAAGGACCAACCCCCCGCTGAACCTGAGGTTTCAGAACCAGTTCCAAGGGCCGGGTGTTTTTGGCGAGGGGAACGATGGGAACTTCATGTTCATAACCAATCCCGGGCCCGCTGGCAGCGGCCCCGACTACCTGCCCAACGCCAGCGTGGACACCGTCGGGGTGGTGCCCATCCCAGCTTCCGCGCAGAGTATTTTCCCCTATGATGGGACCAACTGGCGCGACGACAGGATGCAGAACTGGAATGTCACGCTGGAGCGCGAGCTTCCCCTTCGCACAACCCTGAGGCTCAGCTATATCGGAAACCACGGCAGCGATATGGAACAGCGGGTCGCGATCAATAACCGCACGCCTGTGCTCACCTATGTCGATGCTACCGGGCAGGCGCCGGCCGCCAACCCCCTCTTTGATAACTGTGGCTGCAATGACTTCCTGCGTCCGAACCCGAACTGGGATGTCGGCAATGGGTATATGGCGCATACAGGCATTTCGAACGCCAACTCATTCCAGGCCCAGCTTGAACACAAGTACCATAACGGCACGGTCTTCCAGTGGTACTACGTTTATGCTCACGGACTGAGCACCACGGATGCCGGAGGATCCACCAGCGGCAACTCGTCATTTAATTCCGGAGGTGGAGGCGGCATGGTTCCTGAGGACCGCATCATTCTCGGCCAGCCGTCGCTTACGCCGGACCAGCTCCGAAAGCTTGTTTATTTCAACATGACCACCATTCCCGTCCAGCACTATGGCTGGAATGGCCTGGTTGACCTTCCCTTCGGCCAAGGCAAGAAATTCCTGAGCGGCGCCGGCGGAGCTCTGAACCAGCTTGTGGGCGGCTGGCAGGTTGCCTTTCTCGGCGACTGGACTTCCGGCTTTTGGCAGAGCGTCAACACGGCTTATCTGACCAACGGCAATCCCCGGCTCAGTCCTGACCAGCGCCTCACCATGAACTACGGAGGCGACCAGCAGCAGCTTTGGTTCGCCGGCAATCTGGACCTTTCCCAGGCCTCCGATGTCCAGGGCGGCATGCAGGCGCTTCAAAATCTAGTTAATCCCAATATAGCCCAGCGCGTCGTCCGTCCTTTCGGCCCGAACTGCAAGGGCAACTATGACAGCAAGGGCAACATCGGCATTCAAAACACGGTGCTGGACCAGAGCGGTGACGTCGGGTGCTACAACGTTGCGACCGGAGACTTCTATCACCCCAGCGCAAGGGGAAGCATTCTCGGTCCAAGTGCCTTCACCATGGATGCTTCCATGTTCAAGAATTTCAGCATTGGAGAACACATGAAGATCCGCTTCACGGCGGACTTCTTCAACGTGCTCAATCACCCGACCAACAACACCCCGAACGCTTCAACGGGCTTGATCGATCTGTCAACTCAGGCGAACGATCCCCGGCTGATTCAATTCTCTTTGCACGTGCTGTTCTAG
- a CDS encoding acyl-CoA synthetase — MISRTSRVPLIVRALQHGGRTAVVDTQRSFPYNELLDASSRVATALLAGRPNLQEERVAFLIRPGFPWVAAQWGIWRAGGIAVPLPADSTRPELDYILDDTEASALLFDAEAEPLIAPLAAARNVRALPFEQLLACPSRELPDVRSDQRAMILYTSGTTNRPKGVVTTHANIAAQIVSLAEAWEWSADDRILLCLPLHHLHGIINVVSCALWSGATCEMLARFDANAVWERMGGMTLFMAVPTIYVKLIAAWEAASPERRAALSQACGKLRLMVSGSAALPVGTLERWKEISGHTLLERYGMTEIGMALSNPLRGKRVPGSVGAPLPGVEVRLADERGRTVASGTPGEIEVRGRSVFAEYWGKPEATRDVFRDGWFRTGDAAVVENGVYRILGRTSIDILKTGGHKVSALEIEETLRGHPAVAECAVVGLPDAEWGERVGAALVLKAGHSLDLPSLRAWGKAFLAPHKLPSRLLVLDALPRNAMGKVIKPAVAATFQRAGGDGSAV; from the coding sequence ATGATCAGCCGAACGAGCCGGGTCCCTCTGATTGTTCGGGCGCTCCAGCACGGTGGCCGCACGGCCGTTGTCGATACCCAGAGGTCCTTCCCGTACAACGAACTGCTGGACGCTTCATCGCGTGTTGCAACGGCGCTGCTCGCTGGACGCCCGAACCTTCAGGAAGAGCGTGTGGCTTTCTTAATCAGGCCAGGATTTCCCTGGGTGGCGGCGCAGTGGGGAATCTGGCGGGCTGGCGGCATCGCAGTTCCCCTGCCGGCCGACTCGACGAGGCCTGAACTGGATTACATTCTCGACGATACCGAAGCATCGGCATTGCTGTTCGATGCTGAAGCGGAGCCGCTGATCGCGCCGCTTGCGGCAGCGCGTAACGTGCGCGCGTTGCCATTTGAGCAGCTTCTCGCCTGCCCATCACGAGAGCTACCCGATGTCCGCAGCGACCAGAGGGCCATGATTCTCTACACCAGCGGCACGACGAACCGGCCAAAGGGCGTGGTGACCACCCACGCCAACATTGCAGCACAAATTGTGAGCCTGGCAGAGGCATGGGAGTGGTCGGCGGATGATCGGATTCTCCTGTGTTTGCCGCTTCACCACCTGCACGGAATCATCAACGTGGTTTCTTGCGCGCTGTGGTCGGGCGCCACCTGCGAGATGCTGGCGCGCTTCGACGCGAATGCCGTCTGGGAGCGCATGGGCGGTATGACCCTGTTCATGGCTGTGCCGACGATTTATGTGAAACTCATCGCGGCATGGGAGGCGGCGTCGCCGGAACGCCGCGCCGCTCTCAGCCAGGCGTGCGGCAAGTTACGTTTGATGGTGTCCGGCTCGGCCGCGCTTCCGGTTGGCACGCTCGAGCGCTGGAAGGAAATCAGCGGCCACACGCTCCTCGAGCGCTACGGCATGACGGAGATTGGAATGGCCCTGTCAAATCCGCTCCGCGGCAAACGCGTGCCGGGCAGCGTCGGCGCTCCGCTGCCTGGCGTCGAGGTACGGCTGGCGGACGAGCGCGGCAGGACGGTGGCGTCCGGAACGCCAGGCGAGATCGAAGTCCGTGGTCGGAGCGTATTCGCAGAATACTGGGGCAAGCCGGAGGCGACGCGCGATGTTTTCCGAGATGGCTGGTTTCGCACGGGCGATGCCGCAGTTGTCGAAAATGGGGTTTACCGAATCCTTGGGCGTACGAGTATTGACATTCTCAAGACCGGGGGACACAAAGTGTCGGCGCTGGAAATTGAGGAGACTCTGCGCGGGCATCCTGCCGTCGCCGAATGCGCTGTTGTCGGGCTTCCCGATGCCGAGTGGGGAGAGCGCGTCGGTGCAGCTCTGGTGCTGAAGGCCGGCCATTCGCTCGATCTGCCGTCGCTTCGCGCCTGGGGGAAAGCGTTTCTCGCGCCGCACAAACTGCCTTCGCGGCTGCTCGTCCTGGATGCGCTGCCACGTAATGCGATGGGAAAAGTGATTAAGCCCGCAGTGGCGGCGACGTTTCAGAGGGCGGGCGGAGATGGCTCCGCCGTATAG